In a single window of the Lepidochelys kempii isolate rLepKem1 chromosome 21, rLepKem1.hap2, whole genome shotgun sequence genome:
- the LOC140901367 gene encoding myb/SANT-like DNA-binding domain-containing protein 7 produces MMESQNRKRAPAWTEREVRDLIAVWGEESVLSELPSSFRNAKTFVKISQGMKDRGHNRDPKQCRVKLKELRQAYQKTREANGRSGSEPQTCRFYDELHAILGGSATTTPAVLFDSFNGDGGNIEAGFGDEEDDDEEEEEVVDSSQQASGETGFPDSQELFLTLDREPVPRKPTQGCFLDPAGRDLCCMCFNDHRIFSFPEASEG; encoded by the exons atgatggagtcccagaatcgcaaaagagctccagcatggactgaacgggaggtacgggatctgatcgctgtatggggagaggaatccgtgctatcagaactccctTCCAGTTTTCgcaatgccaaaacctttgtcaaaatctcccagggcatgaaggacagaggccataacagggacccgaagcagtgccgcgtgaaacttaaggagctgaggcaagcctaccagaaaaccagagaggcgaacggccgctccgggtcagagccccaaacatgccgcttctatgatgagctgcatgccattttagggggttcagccaccactaccccagccgtgttgtttgactccttcaatggagatggaggcaacatagaagcaggttttggggacgaagaagatgatgatgaggaggaggaggaggttgtagatagctcacagcaagcaagcggagaaactggttttcccgacagccaggaactgtttctcaccctggacagGGAGCCAGTACCCcgcaaacccacccaaggctgcttcctggacccggcaggcagagacctctg ctgcatgtgtttcaatgatcacaggatcttctccttcccagaggctagtgaaggttag